A portion of the Sphingobacterium spiritivorum genome contains these proteins:
- a CDS encoding VOC family protein encodes MHLSLLRIHHVAVICSDYPVSKKFYTEILGLHIIQETYRKERDSYKLDLAIGTDYILELFSFPTPPSRLSHPEACGLRHLSFLVQNIKEEVAKLDKAGIPHEQIRTDELTNKEFVFFADPDGLPIELYQL; translated from the coding sequence ATGCATCTGTCACTGCTGAGAATACATCATGTCGCTGTAATATGCAGCGATTATCCGGTATCCAAAAAATTTTATACGGAAATACTGGGTCTGCATATTATTCAGGAAACATACCGAAAAGAACGGGATTCCTACAAATTGGATCTGGCTATTGGTACGGATTACATCCTGGAACTTTTCTCCTTTCCTACTCCTCCGTCTCGTCTATCCCATCCGGAGGCCTGCGGATTGCGTCATCTGTCTTTTTTAGTACAGAATATTAAGGAAGAGGTTGCCAAACTAGATAAGGCCGGCATACCTCATGAACAGATCAGGACTGACGAGCTGACAAACAAAGAGTTTGTGTTTTTTGCCGATCCGGATGGTTTGCCCATCGAATTGTACCAACTATAG
- a CDS encoding DUF1572 family protein → MAYLESVLKQFEYYKNLADSTFLQLNDQQLFWLSHEDGNSITLIIQHLAGNMLSRWTNFLTEDGEKSWRNRDEEFELHYDNRDELLIYWESGWDCLFRALLGLKESDLDRIIYIRNQGHTVMEAINRQLAHYPYHVGQIVVLGKMQVGSNWKSLSIPKGKSQTYNQEKFAQEPHREHFTDEVLKPGSKMP, encoded by the coding sequence ATGGCTTATTTGGAAAGTGTTTTAAAGCAATTTGAATATTATAAAAATCTTGCAGATTCTACTTTTTTGCAATTGAATGATCAGCAACTTTTCTGGTTATCTCATGAAGATGGTAACAGTATTACGCTTATTATACAACATTTGGCCGGAAACATGTTATCCAGATGGACAAACTTTCTCACAGAAGACGGGGAGAAATCCTGGCGAAACAGAGATGAGGAATTTGAACTGCACTATGACAACAGAGATGAATTGCTTATTTACTGGGAATCAGGCTGGGATTGTCTGTTCAGAGCACTTCTCGGATTGAAGGAGTCTGATCTGGACCGTATCATCTATATCCGAAATCAGGGACATACCGTAATGGAAGCTATTAACCGCCAACTGGCGCACTATCCTTATCACGTTGGACAGATTGTGGTACTGGGAAAGATGCAGGTCGGATCCAACTGGAAGAGTCTGTCCATACCTAAAGGAAAATCTCAAACTTATAATCAGGAAAAGTTTGCTCAGGAACCTCATCGAGAACATTTTACGGATGAAGTGCTAAAGCCGGGATCCAAAATGCCGTAA
- a CDS encoding copper homeostasis protein CutC, with amino-acid sequence MIGKEKDLNGYRLEICANSITSAVAAEEGGASRVELCQNLENGGTTPSYGQIRITRERLSIGIHVLIRPRGGDFLYSDDEFNEILADVKYCKEVKCDGVVVGILDKDGNVDMSRMQQIIDVARPLKVVFHRAFDKCRDPYSSLEDIISLGCDRILTSGQANTAWDGKELLRELIDKAEGRIEIMPGGGVNEENIAGLLSYTKAVSAHSSAKEDKASGMLYKNDKVIGMDEGTVLSSMKKVHLMADILKKPLKLR; translated from the coding sequence ATGATTGGAAAAGAAAAAGATCTGAACGGGTATAGATTAGAGATCTGTGCCAATTCAATTACCTCTGCTGTTGCAGCGGAAGAAGGTGGTGCAAGCCGGGTTGAATTATGCCAGAATCTTGAAAATGGCGGAACCACGCCGTCTTACGGACAGATCCGAATCACACGTGAAAGACTTTCCATAGGCATTCATGTGCTAATCCGGCCCCGGGGCGGGGATTTTCTGTATTCAGATGATGAATTTAATGAAATATTAGCGGATGTGAAGTATTGCAAAGAGGTTAAATGTGATGGAGTAGTTGTGGGTATTCTGGACAAGGATGGAAATGTAGACATGTCACGTATGCAACAGATAATAGATGTTGCGCGACCCTTAAAAGTGGTGTTTCACCGCGCATTTGACAAGTGCAGAGATCCCTATAGCAGTCTGGAAGATATTATTTCGCTCGGCTGTGACCGCATTCTGACCTCTGGACAAGCTAATACAGCATGGGATGGTAAGGAGTTGTTACGTGAATTGATTGATAAGGCTGAAGGACGAATAGAGATTATGCCGGGTGGCGGAGTTAATGAAGAAAATATAGCCGGATTGCTGTCTTATACAAAGGCTGTTTCCGCACATAGTTCTGCCAAAGAAGATAAGGCAAGTGGTATGCTCTATAAGAATGATAAAGTAATTGGAATGGACGAGGGGACGGTATTGTCTTCTATGAAAAAAGTCCACCTAATGGCAGACATCTTAAAAAAACCTTTAAAGTTGCGATAA
- a CDS encoding DUF1080 domain-containing protein, whose translation MKRYLIPFFFLILLSTTLRAQDKTTLSFGTEVPLSTLTGNTHIKAKPIQWIDVNTSPETWYKQKDLLICKGLPIGVMRSEKMYENFILHVEWKHMEAGGNSGVFVWCDAVPQEGTRLPAGVEVQMLELDWVNQHIRDGVKPPIAYVHGELFGAGGVTTIPDNPRGERSKSIENRAKGKGEWNTYEVVCVDGTVKLSVNGKFVNGVRQSSSRKGYLCLESEGAEIHFRNLRIIELP comes from the coding sequence ATGAAACGTTATTTAATTCCTTTTTTCTTTTTGATTTTATTGAGCACCACTCTCAGGGCACAGGATAAGACAACACTTTCTTTCGGTACAGAGGTTCCTTTGAGCACCTTGACTGGTAATACCCATATAAAAGCAAAGCCTATTCAATGGATAGATGTCAATACCAGTCCGGAAACATGGTATAAGCAAAAGGATCTGCTGATTTGCAAAGGACTTCCGATAGGAGTGATGCGGTCAGAAAAAATGTATGAGAATTTTATACTTCATGTAGAGTGGAAGCATATGGAAGCAGGTGGGAATTCAGGCGTATTTGTCTGGTGCGATGCCGTTCCGCAGGAAGGTACACGTCTGCCGGCGGGCGTAGAGGTGCAGATGCTGGAGCTGGATTGGGTTAATCAGCACATCAGAGATGGTGTCAAACCACCAATCGCATACGTGCACGGAGAACTTTTCGGTGCAGGTGGAGTGACGACCATTCCGGATAATCCTCGCGGCGAACGCAGTAAGTCAATAGAAAACCGGGCAAAAGGAAAAGGGGAATGGAATACCTATGAGGTTGTCTGTGTAGATGGTACTGTCAAACTTTCGGTTAACGGTAAGTTTGTCAACGGAGTTCGCCAATCCTCTTCCCGTAAAGGATATCTGTGTCTTGAATCAGAAGGAGCCGAAATACATTTTCGTAATTTAAGGATTATAGAGCTTCCATAA
- a CDS encoding quinol oxidase subunit 4 — MKKTIIYASALVFILGTLGSCATHHSQGRGNGGMPPGQAKKVYGKKSAKEFAPGQQKKNRR; from the coding sequence ATGAAAAAAACTATTATATATGCGTCAGCACTGGTTTTTATATTAGGGACATTAGGCTCTTGTGCTACGCATCATAGTCAGGGTCGAGGAAATGGAGGAATGCCTCCGGGGCAGGCAAAAAAAGTCTACGGAAAAAAATCTGCAAAAGAATTTGCTCCCGGCCAACAAAAAAAGAACCGCCGGTAA
- a CDS encoding NUDIX hydrolase, protein MRKLDTAGLVIVKEDSVLLAFSKNKKAWYLPGGKVDPGETAQQALIREIEEELNVSLDPDHIQYYKHIQAPAYGEDQLMMEQECFIYHSDIHPKASQEIEEVSYFDYATYRKEAIQVPGVIKLFEILKADQIIHY, encoded by the coding sequence ATGAGAAAATTAGATACTGCAGGATTGGTTATTGTAAAAGAGGACAGTGTATTACTGGCTTTCAGTAAGAACAAGAAAGCCTGGTATCTGCCGGGTGGAAAAGTTGATCCGGGAGAAACTGCACAACAGGCTTTGATAAGAGAAATAGAAGAAGAATTGAATGTTAGTCTGGATCCCGATCATATTCAATACTACAAACATATTCAGGCTCCGGCTTATGGAGAAGATCAGCTGATGATGGAGCAGGAATGTTTTATATATCACTCAGATATACATCCTAAAGCAAGTCAGGAAATCGAGGAGGTATCTTACTTTGATTACGCTACTTACCGGAAAGAAGCTATACAGGTTCCGGGTGTCATTAAGCTATTTGAAATACTGAAGGCAGACCAGATCATCCATTATTAA